A stretch of the Macaca thibetana thibetana isolate TM-01 chromosome X, ASM2454274v1, whole genome shotgun sequence genome encodes the following:
- the TCEAL9 gene encoding transcription elongation factor A protein-like 9, with amino-acid sequence MKSCQKIEGKPENESEPKHEEEPKPEEKPEEEEEKLEEEAKAKGTFRERLIQSLQEFKEDIHNRHLSNEDMFREVDEIDEIRRVRNKLIVMRWKVNRNHPYPYLM; translated from the coding sequence aggaaaaccagaaaatgaGAGTGAACCAAAGCATGAGGAAGAGCCAAAGCCTGAGGAAaagccagaggaggaggaggagaagctaGAGGAGGAGGCCAAAGCAAAAGGAACTTTTAGAGAAAGGCTGATTCAATCTCTCCAGGAgtttaaagaagatatacacaacAGGCATTTAAGCAATGAAGATATGTTTAGAGAAGTGGATGAAATAGACGAGATAAGGAGAGTCAGAAACAAACTTATAGTGATGCGTTGGAAGGTTAATCGAAACCACCCTTACCCCTATTTAATGTAG